The genomic stretch TTGTAAGAGCCAGACATTTTAAATGATCTTGTACTAGAAAAGAGGTGGTCCACAAAATCTGTTAAAATATGCTTGAGTATGAAACAGTTTGAGAACTTTTCATATGTACAAAGAGGAAATTGAGagttttttataaataaaaaaactcaTAATTAGTTCTTGAACAGTTTACTTCTTGACTATACACAAGCAAAGGACTGGTTTGGTTTTTAGTAGTACCTTTTTAAGCAAGAAATGGTTTGAGATGCAGTAGGAGAAAGTCTGAAAATAGCCTATTTACTATAGATTAATGCATCTTTTCTGACAGTTGCTATCAGGATGCATTTTCCCTATGGCCAGTCTAAATCATGGTTATTTAATCTCTTAATCAGTGAAAGCTTCAAAATAGGCATCTCTCATGAGCCCTCTGTTGCCAAAAAGGACTCCACACATATTAGGTTTCTAGGTTCAGTCAAAAGATTGTAGaccattctgaaagaaaattaTTTGCCTTGGAAACAGTGGATAAGACAAAACTCTGAATCTTAGGTCACAGAAGTTTGCCTTGGGCATTTATATTTGCTCAGAGGATCATCTACCATTTGgcattttgccattttaaaatgtactttgccTTTGAAATCAGAAGAATAAGCTTTAGAATGATGGCACAATTTGTTTTAATGGCTCATACACAGTCCTGCGGCTGGTTAGTCTCTTGCATTACTTTCCCAGTTTCTCATTAGACTGGAGTCCAGCTCTGTGACCAAATTAAATTACTGTCAACAAAACAGAAGAGTTTCATTTTCCAGTCTTCCATAAATTTACTCTTCCATGGAGTTACCATCAGCTTTCTGCCTGTATCCCAATGACCCACTGATGGGAATGAATGGTGGCTTGGATTAGCTTAGTCCAAGATGGGTATGCAGAGTCCAAGAGGaaattctttttaatttaaaaaaaaaaagactgatgtCTAAATGGATTATTTTGTACCAGCTACTAGATAGGTTTATTGCATTCATTGTACTGAATTATTAAGTTGGTTATTTAGAAAGAACTCTGTCACTTGCAGGAATAATTAGACCCAGACAGGTTAGGCATCTTCCTTCCCCATAATGGTCGATGCTGAATTCAACTAGTAACTTCTGCAGATTAGCAATTAACTGGAAGAGAATCAAGTTTCCAATGCCAGCCAGGCAGCAAGATAGCTAGATTACCTTTGTGACTCTCCTGCTCTTTAAGTGGAAAAGTTGTGAGTCTAGTCACAAAATGGCTGGTTGACCAGAGCAAACATCTTGAACAAATGCATCACATGGTGTAGTATTGATATTAGATGCTACAATGTACATTTCCCCACTCAGTTATAACATTGAGTAAGCAAAGCAAGTTCTTACAGACTATGTGAAGGTTGGAGAACATCGCCATAGGAGAGTTAGAAAATGAGCTTTGAATCAGCAGGAAGCTCAAGGCTAACTGAAATAATTCTGCCAAGCATGCAGTTCTAGGGATCACCTCAGTTCCAATAGCCATGCCCGCCAGCAGCTGATTGAAATATTAGAGTGTGAGCAGTAAGCATCACCCTAGTGCTGCATGGCATGGTAGCTGTCTCATGGCAACTAAAAACTGAGTTAGAGTGCCCTGGGAAGCCACAATGTCTATTCTGTTATCATGACCCTAACCAGAATGCACATCAGGATTCTCCCATCTGCTGTTCCTTTAGTCCCTTCTTTGACTACACAGCCTAGTTCTCTCTTCATGCACACCTCCCCTATGGGACTGAATACCACTAGCTGATTGGGCAGAGCAGCTTAGCTCAGGTGAATGAGGAAGAGGTCATCCACTGACCATCAAACcttacagtgggggggggggggggggaagcacacCTGAATGGCTTCtcaggggtgtgggaaatggAGTGGAAAAAGCAGTTTTGGTTCTAGAGAGAGAGTTTGGTCACCTAATATATAAAAAAACTCAGTGATTTAATAAGGCGACTGTGCTTTAGCAGTCACAGGAGGGAAGAACTGTGGTCCTACTCTCCAATTCACATAATCAAGAACAAACTCTGACACACATTAAGGATGTTTTGGGTGTCCCTTGAGATTCAATTCTAAATGCTATCTTCCTCTTAAGAAATTAAAATGATATTGCCCCTTATCCATAACTGGTTTTGGCAAgctgcctctccccccaaaataggCACCAAGGATAAAATAAATCCATGAAGTTAGGCTCATAATACAAGGAAAAAGATACTAATTGGGAAGCAGAAACCAGTTTAGCTTCAAGCACCTCTTCGAGGAGGTCCTCCATCTTTGCTTCACATAATGTTTTGTTACATGGTGAATTGTATATCACTCTCATCTATTAGATTAACAGCTATGCATTTCATTTGCTGTAGTTTTATGCCACATATACGCTTTCTGCTAcagtttaattatattttgtgTTTGTTGCTTTGTTCTTTTCCTTACTCCACATCCTCTCCAAGAAAAGCAATGTCAATGTCCTCAAATTTTGCCAAAGTTACCCAAATGAGTCATGTACTAAGTTAACTGCTCTGCATGGAGCATTTAACGTGGCTCTTCCAGGTCAGATATATAATTGCAAAACCACAATCTGAAGTCAGATAGTTGAAACATGGGAGTTGCAGTCAACTCCTGTGCTCCATTCTCACCTCTGCCGTTGACTGTCACATTGAAGTTGTTTAATCAATCTGTGCTGTAGTTTCCTTCCCCATCTCTGGAAAATTATAACTTACTTGTCTTTCAGGGACATTGTGAAGCATAATGAATGATGCCTGATAATCTTAGCACAATATGGCTACATTTCCATTGCCAGCGCTATTACAGGGGATTGTCTTAGAAATGAGGTTGAAAAGATCTGGTTTTAAAATTGACAAACTAGAACTGGTAGTTGTAGAAGAGTCTGTTGCTAATCTTGGCCCACTTTATCTTTTATAACAAGCCCCACTGGATTTTGCAGAAATAACTGATCTGTTACTTGTATTAAGGTATGCTAGTGTTCACTAGAGAAACACAAGTTGGCACATTTAGTTGAAGTTCAGagtgttttgaaaatgaaagtCACTCAGTATTATTATTAACCTGGTTTAATCATGCTCCCATTTCTCAGAAGAAGGAAAGGAGGGTAAAGGAGTGGTCTGGCCAGGAGTCTGCTCTGCCTTTCAAAAGGATTTAAAACCGATTGTTCTATAGAACAGATATTCCTTAATTCAGTGCTCCTAAGAGATCCCCAGACACCTGGGAATGGAGaattctaagccctggtctacactaggactttaggtcgaatttagcaacgttaaatcgatttaaacctgcacccgtccacacagtgaagccctttatttcgacttaaagggctcttaaaatcgatttccttactccacccctgacaagtggattagcgcttaaatcgacgttcccagctcgaatttggggtactgtggacacaattcgatggtattggcctccgggagctatcccagagtgctccattctgaccgctctggacagcactctcaactcagatgcactggccaggtagacaggaaaagaaccgcgaacttttgaatctcatttcctgtttgaccagcgtggcaagctgcaggtgaccatgcagagctcatcagcacaggtgaccatgatggagtcccagaatcgcaaaagagctccagcatggaccgaacgggaggtacgggatctgatcgctgtttggggagaggaatccatgctatcagaactccgttccagttttcgaaatgccaaaacctttgtcaaaatctcccagggcatgaaggacagaggccataacagggacccgaagcagtgccgcgtgaaactgaaggagctgaggcaagcctaccagaaaaccagagaggcgaacagccgctctgggtcagagccccaaacatgccgcttctatgatgagctgcatgccattttagggggttcagccaccactaccccagccgtgttgtttgactccttcaatggagatggaggcaatacggaagcaggttttggggacgaagaagatgaggaggaggttgtagatagctcacagcaagcaagcggagaaaccggttttcccgacagccaggaactgtttctcaccctagacctggagccagtaccccccgaacccacccaaggctgcctcctggacccagcaggcggagaagggacctctggtgagtgtaccttttaaaatgctatacatggtttaaaagcaagcatgtgaaaggattactttgccctggcatttgcggttctcctagatgtagtcctaaagcctttgcaaaaggtttctggggagggcagccttatttcgtccttcatggtaggacactatcactccaggccagtaacacgtacttgggaatcactgtagaacaaagcattgcagtgtatgtttgctggcattcaaccaaaatccgttctctctctctctgtgttatcctcaggagagtgagatataattcatggtcacctggttgaaatagggtgcttttcttcagggacactcagtatagcccattcctgctgggctgtttgcctgtggctgaacagaaatgttccccgctgttagccacagggaggggggaaggttgagggggtagtcacgcggtgggaggaggcaaaatgcgaccttgtaacgaaagcacatgtgctatgtatgtaatgttaacagcaaggtttaccctgaaagagtgtagcgactgttttataaaatgtgtctttttaaataccgctgtcgctttttttttctccaccagctgcatgtgtttcaatgatcacaggatcttctccttcccagaggctagtgaagcttagaaagaaaaaaaaacaaacgcactcgcgatgaaatgttctccgagctcatgctgtcctcccacactgacagagcacagacgaatgcgtggaggcaaataatgtcagagtgcaggaaagcacaaaatgaccgggaggagaggtggcgggctgaagagagtaagtggcgggctgaagagagggctgaagctcaaatgtggcatcagcgtgatgagaggaggcaggattcaatgctgaggctgctgcaggaccaaaccagaatgctccagtgtatggttgagctgcagcaaagacagctggagcacagactgccacccctgtgtaaccaaccgccctcctccccaagttccatagcctccacacccagacgcccaagaacgcggtgggggggcctccggccaaccagccactccaccactgcccaaaaaaagaaggctgtcattcaataaattttaaagttgtaaacttttaaagtgctgtgcggcatttt from Lepidochelys kempii isolate rLepKem1 chromosome 3, rLepKem1.hap2, whole genome shotgun sequence encodes the following:
- the LOC140908207 gene encoding myb/SANT-like DNA-binding domain-containing protein 7, which produces MQSSSAQVTMMESQNRKRAPAWTEREVRDLIAVWGEESMLSELRSSFRNAKTFVKISQGMKDRGHNRDPKQCRVKLKELRQAYQKTREANSRSGSEPQTCRFYDELHAILGGSATTTPAVLFDSFNGDGGNTEAGFGDEEDEEEVVDSSQQASGETGFPDSQELFLTLDLEPVPPEPTQGCLLDPAGGEGTSAACVSMITGSSPSQRLVKLRKKKKQTHSR